CGTGCAGGCCCTTGCCGATCTGTCCGACCGTGCCGCCCAGGTCGATGACCAGGAATTTCATCGCGTCGAAGACCCACGTCGGGGTGTTTTCGACGCCGATCACCAGCCGGCCTTTGTGGTGCAGCTGCATGCGGCCCGCGGAGTCCAGCCCCACGGCCGTGTTGAAGCGGTCGTAATAGCCGTCGCCGAAGCGTTCCGGGCGGGCCGTCTCGGTCTGCGCCCCGGCCGGGTAGCGGCGAATGGTGCCGGCTCCGGTGATGAGCAGGGCTTCGGGATGCCGGCTGCGGAGCGAGTCGGTCAGCTCCTGCCAGAATGCGCCCGGTTCGCCCACCGAATAGAAATCGCTCAATCCGGGTTCCAGGTAGTCGCCCGGCACTGCGGTCTCGGGCAGCAGGATGAACTGCGCGCCGGCGGGGACCTCCGCCATGAGGTCCGCGATGTTGCGCTCCTGCCGCTGGGTGTCGCCGTGGAATTTGTCGTAACAGTCCACGTTGGGCTGGATGACGCTCACTCGTGCCGTCCCCTCGTCGGGCTGCTCCCAGCTCTGCCAGATGCACAGCGACGCGATCATCGGCAGTGCGACGGAGCAGGCTGCCGCCGCCCACCGGCGTGTGCTGCGGCGGGCTTGCAACGCTTCGAAAATCAGTATGTTGGAGAGCAACACCCACAGCGTGCCGCCGAAAACGCCCGTGTATTCGTACCACTGCACGGCCCAGACTTCGTGCGAGAAGCCGTTGCCCAGGATGAGCCACGGCCACGAGAAGTCGCCCACGGTGTACCAGTATTCCGTCGTGATCCACGCCGTGACGAGCGTGACGTAGGCCAACGCTTTGGGGGCTTTTTTCGAAACGGTGTGGAAGAGCATGAAGGCGATCATGTTCATCGTCGTCGAAGCGAGCGTGGCGGCCGGGGGGCCTACGGGCGTGGCGTACCAGATCCACCAGATCGTCAGGGCGTTCCACAGCACGAACGCGAGCGTCGCCCAGCCGAACATGCCCCACCACGAGCGGCGCGTGTCGTCGTACGACGCGCTCACCCACAGCAGCGGGACGAACCCGATCAGGAGCGTCATGCCCGTCATGCCGAGCCACCCCGGCGAGAGCAGGATGGCCGATAGGATTACCGCCGCGAATCTACGAAACATGAAATGAGATTTTTACGACGGCAAAAGTAGTCAAATGGGCGCAGATTTCAAAATATTTCATACTTTTGTAACGAAACTAACCAATCTGTCATACTAATGAAGAAATTGCTCATTTTACTGGCTGCCCTTGGAGGCATTCTCCTGTTTTCCGGTTGCGAATCGAAAGGATGGAAGACGGTCGACGGCGTGATCGTCTTCGATACGCCCGCGCGCGAACCGGGCCAGAAATCGGTGCTGGGACTCAAAACCGCGCCGATGGAGACGGTCCGTGTGGGCTTCATCGGGCTGGGTATGCGCGGTCCCGGGGCCGTGGAACGCTTCACGCACCTCGACGGCGTCGAGATCAAAGCCCTGTGCGACCTTTATCCCGAGCGCGTGGACAGCGCGCAGGCGATTCTCGTGCGTCGCGGATTTCCCGAGGCGGCTCCGTACAGCGGCGAGGAGGGCTGGAAACAGCTTTGCGAGCGTGACGACATCGACCTGGTGTACATCGTGACCCCGTGGCAGCTGCACGTCCCGATGGCCGTTTACGCCATGGAGCACGGCAAGCACGTCGCTGTCGAAGTTCCCGCCGCCACGTCGCTTGAAGAGTGCTGGCAACTGGTGAACACCGCCGAGAAGACGCAGCGGCACTGCATGATGCTCGAAAACTGCGTTTACGATTTCTTCGAGCTGACGACGCTCAACATGGCCCGGCAGGGACTGTTCGGGGACATTCTCCATGTCGAAGGTGCGTATATCCACGACCTCGACGCTTTCTGGGACTACTATCAGGACAGCTGGCGTCTGAAATTCAACCGGGATCACCGCGGCGACGTCTACGCCACGCACGGCCTCGGTCCCGCCTGCCAGCTGCTCGACATCCACCGCGGCGACAAGATGAACTGCCTGGTGGCGATGGACACCCGCTCGGTCAACGGGCTGAAACTCGCCCGCGAGAAGCTGGGCGCTGAAGAATTCGCCAACGCCGACCATACGACGACGCTGATCAAGACCGAGAAGGGCCGCACGATC
This Alistipes shahii WAL 8301 DNA region includes the following protein-coding sequences:
- the lnt gene encoding apolipoprotein N-acyltransferase; protein product: MFRRFAAVILSAILLSPGWLGMTGMTLLIGFVPLLWVSASYDDTRRSWWGMFGWATLAFVLWNALTIWWIWYATPVGPPAATLASTTMNMIAFMLFHTVSKKAPKALAYVTLVTAWITTEYWYTVGDFSWPWLILGNGFSHEVWAVQWYEYTGVFGGTLWVLLSNILIFEALQARRSTRRWAAAACSVALPMIASLCIWQSWEQPDEGTARVSVIQPNVDCYDKFHGDTQRQERNIADLMAEVPAGAQFILLPETAVPGDYLEPGLSDFYSVGEPGAFWQELTDSLRSRHPEALLITGAGTIRRYPAGAQTETARPERFGDGYYDRFNTAVGLDSAGRMQLHHKGRLVIGVENTPTWVFDAMKFLVIDLGGTVGQIGKGLHGTAFEHNGVKTGPAICYEGLYGDFYGGFVRRGAQFMAIISNDGWWGDTPGYKHLFSISRLRAVEHRRAIARSANTGKSGFISARGDVGQTLGWEQRGVITAEVPLNSELTFYTRYGDCLARISEYILLLSVLYYVAYRYKRRNHLVK
- a CDS encoding Gfo/Idh/MocA family protein; amino-acid sequence: MKKLLILLAALGGILLFSGCESKGWKTVDGVIVFDTPAREPGQKSVLGLKTAPMETVRVGFIGLGMRGPGAVERFTHLDGVEIKALCDLYPERVDSAQAILVRRGFPEAAPYSGEEGWKQLCERDDIDLVYIVTPWQLHVPMAVYAMEHGKHVAVEVPAATSLEECWQLVNTAEKTQRHCMMLENCVYDFFELTTLNMARQGLFGDILHVEGAYIHDLDAFWDYYQDSWRLKFNRDHRGDVYATHGLGPACQLLDIHRGDKMNCLVAMDTRSVNGLKLAREKLGAEEFANADHTTTLIKTEKGRTILLEHNVYTPRPYSRMYQLTGTKGFANKYPVQGYAFNPDQLADSGVPDHENLNAHRFVSKEVREALMARYKDPIVLDIEAKAREVGGHGGMDFIMDYRLVYCLQHGLPLDQDVYDAAEWSCIGALTAMSLEHNSVPVAVPDFTRGDWNKTDGYRHAMLVQ